The following are encoded in a window of Limibacter armeniacum genomic DNA:
- a CDS encoding ParB N-terminal domain-containing protein: MLNLDKFKAKEAEKAKNHSTDFQQAAQAEEQRQITFKTPAGFHVDPALEALIRKQTEQEAAEFEESVQKEGVREPILYWRHSVGHSVVETVVDGHHRLRAAQRQRIEYVPCRELHFASENEVRIWMLKNQLGRRNLSDAEKISIGLQLTAYLEEEAKRNQGHGVESEKIDRLAQVAELTDTSRRNVSKMKKIADSGDDALKAAVMAGEKSIHRGYEELKSREQEEEKKPTASKGKLYAEPVKKLFRKAELWKAGKLTDDQFRDEMEKLMGLSD; encoded by the coding sequence ATGCTGAACCTGGATAAATTCAAGGCCAAGGAGGCCGAAAAAGCCAAGAACCATTCAACCGATTTCCAGCAGGCTGCCCAAGCCGAGGAGCAGCGGCAGATTACCTTCAAGACGCCGGCGGGATTCCATGTGGATCCGGCACTGGAGGCGCTGATCCGAAAGCAGACCGAGCAGGAGGCTGCCGAGTTTGAGGAGTCTGTACAGAAGGAGGGGGTGCGGGAGCCGATCCTCTACTGGCGCCACAGCGTTGGCCATTCGGTGGTGGAAACCGTGGTGGATGGTCACCACCGTTTGCGTGCTGCCCAGCGCCAGCGCATTGAGTATGTGCCTTGCCGTGAGCTGCACTTTGCTTCGGAGAATGAGGTCAGGATCTGGATGCTCAAGAACCAGCTGGGGCGACGGAACCTGTCGGATGCGGAGAAGATCTCGATCGGCTTGCAGCTGACCGCTTACCTGGAGGAGGAAGCCAAGCGCAACCAGGGCCATGGGGTAGAGAGTGAGAAGATTGACCGTTTGGCGCAGGTAGCCGAGCTGACCGATACCAGCCGCCGGAATGTGTCGAAGATGAAGAAGATTGCAGACTCTGGCGATGATGCGCTGAAGGCGGCCGTGATGGCGGGTGAGAAAAGTATCCACCGTGGGTATGAGGAGCTGAAGAGTCGTGAGCAGGAAGAGGAGAAAAAGCCTACTGCCAGCAAGGGCAAGCTGTATGCGGAGCCTGTCAAGAAGCTGTTCCGGAAGGCGGAACTGTGGAAAGCGGGCAAGCTGACCGATGACCAGTTTCGGGATGAGATGGAGAAACTGATGGGGTTAAGTGATTGA
- a CDS encoding replication initiation protein: MNYHITKTTRKVRKSNALINAREKVSLSALEQKLILFSITELDGAEPSRPLTIEFQDFFGERKLKSSQYRDLRKACKSVASAMVAFEQTDDKGEVQLGEYVPVFGKIVADNMRGELTFEFNSHILPHITDLKKNFTSYLYRNVAELKSAYAIRIYELLQQGVDRYASREFSVEELKEILGIAGLKTYEKFGKFRQTVLDKACAEITEKTDMDVSWEEAEKQRNKITAIRFLMNLKQPAEKVKVKAVEKAASPSSVAPKQLTIGETVPKTFTFESEKHRRLHARLLELELSSGQAMVVVKEVGVEGETGIWKLVNEIKMGVKDGKVTSVKSYTLKLLKDRYQLSL, encoded by the coding sequence ATGAATTACCATATCACCAAAACGACGCGCAAGGTGCGCAAGAGTAATGCCCTGATCAATGCCCGGGAGAAGGTAAGCCTGTCGGCATTGGAGCAGAAGCTGATTCTCTTTTCCATTACCGAACTGGATGGTGCGGAGCCCTCCAGGCCGCTAACGATCGAGTTCCAGGACTTTTTCGGCGAGCGCAAACTCAAGAGCAGCCAGTACCGAGACCTTCGGAAAGCCTGCAAGAGTGTGGCCTCTGCCATGGTGGCTTTTGAGCAGACCGACGACAAGGGCGAGGTACAGCTGGGCGAGTATGTGCCGGTATTCGGCAAGATTGTCGCCGACAATATGCGTGGGGAACTCACCTTTGAGTTCAACAGCCATATCCTGCCCCATATCACGGACCTGAAGAAGAACTTCACCTCTTACCTTTACCGCAATGTGGCAGAGCTCAAGAGTGCCTATGCCATCCGCATCTACGAGCTGTTGCAGCAAGGGGTGGACCGCTATGCCAGCCGGGAATTTTCCGTCGAGGAACTGAAGGAGATACTGGGCATTGCCGGTTTGAAGACCTACGAGAAGTTTGGCAAGTTCCGCCAGACCGTGCTGGACAAGGCCTGCGCCGAGATTACCGAAAAGACCGATATGGATGTAAGTTGGGAAGAGGCCGAAAAGCAGCGCAACAAGATCACAGCCATCCGTTTCCTGATGAATTTGAAGCAGCCCGCAGAGAAAGTGAAAGTGAAAGCAGTGGAAAAGGCAGCCAGTCCCTCCAGTGTAGCGCCCAAGCAGCTTACCATCGGGGAGACAGTCCCCAAGACATTTACCTTTGAAAGCGAAAAACACCGCCGCCTGCATGCACGGCTGCTGGAGCTGGAGCTTTCAAGCGGACAGGCCATGGTAGTCGTGAAGGAAGTAGGGGTAGAAGGGGAGACCGGCATCTGGAAGCTGGTCAATGAGATCAAGATGGGGGTCAAGGACGGTAAGGTCACCAGCGTGAAGAGCTATACGCTGAAGCTGCTCAAGGATCGGTACCAACTTTCACTATAA
- a CDS encoding helix-turn-helix domain-containing protein yields the protein MIGENIARLRKKQNVKQKELAEKVGLSVQGLIKWEKGSVEIPYSGLSKVAEVLGVPLDYLVKGEPARVISFINSKGGNTKSSLLRQIAMGLITLDEGTRVLCVDTDPQQTLMMYAENGVHERIAVEAFDSRSIAVSEKYRKLIDEQKYAYDYILVDTAGYVAVTDLLTSIIASSDVVVPITLNETALGPTISSISNIAEVRDSLSLPTRIFGIKNRVNRSVKESKMPFELDGYLGLKLLENYLPDSIRYQRDTNFSDTDVSEEVQLMARELLVGLSV from the coding sequence ATGATCGGGGAAAACATCGCAAGGCTTCGCAAGAAGCAAAACGTCAAGCAGAAGGAGCTGGCCGAAAAGGTAGGCCTTTCGGTGCAGGGCCTTATCAAGTGGGAAAAAGGCTCGGTGGAGATTCCTTACTCGGGGCTGTCAAAGGTGGCCGAGGTACTGGGCGTACCGCTGGATTACCTGGTAAAAGGGGAGCCGGCACGTGTGATCTCCTTTATCAACTCCAAGGGGGGCAATACCAAGTCTTCGCTGCTGCGCCAGATCGCCATGGGGCTGATTACCTTGGATGAGGGAACCCGTGTGCTTTGCGTCGATACCGATCCGCAGCAGACGCTGATGATGTATGCCGAAAACGGGGTGCACGAGCGCATTGCCGTGGAGGCGTTTGACTCCCGCTCGATTGCCGTTTCTGAAAAGTACCGCAAGCTGATTGACGAGCAGAAGTATGCCTACGACTATATCCTGGTGGACACTGCGGGTTATGTGGCCGTTACGGACCTTTTGACCAGCATTATCGCCTCTTCGGATGTGGTGGTGCCGATCACCCTGAACGAAACGGCTTTGGGGCCTACGATCTCCTCGATCAGCAACATTGCCGAGGTCAGGGACAGCCTTTCGCTGCCGACCCGCATTTTCGGGATCAAGAACCGTGTGAACCGTTCGGTGAAGGAATCCAAGATGCCTTTTGAGCTGGACGGTTATTTGGGGCTAAAGCTGCTGGAAAATTACTTGCCGGACAGCATCCGCTACCAGCGGGATACCAACTTTTCGGATACCGACGTTTCGGAAGAAGTACAGCTGATGGCCCGCGAGCTGCTTGTAGGCCTTAGCGTATAA